One Brachybacterium aquaticum genomic region harbors:
- the sucD gene encoding succinate--CoA ligase subunit alpha, with the protein MSIFLDENSKVIVQGMTGSEGMKHSQRMLDSGTNIVGGVNPRKAGQSVAFEGGAEVPVFGTVAEAMEATGANVSVVFVPPKFAKDAALEAIDAQIPLLVIITEGIPVKDSAEFFNYAKSKGTTRIVGPNCPGLISPGKSNAGITPSNITGAGKLGLVSKSGTLTYQMMYELSDIGFTTAIGIGGDPVIGTTHIDALEAFENDPETAGIVMIGEIGGDAEERAAEFIKANVTKPVVGYVAGFTAPEGKTMGHAGAIVSGSAGTAQAKKEALEAAGVKVGKTPTETAELMRELMKGLA; encoded by the coding sequence ATGTCTATCTTCCTTGATGAGAACAGCAAGGTCATCGTCCAGGGCATGACGGGCTCGGAGGGCATGAAGCACTCCCAGCGCATGCTCGACTCCGGCACGAACATCGTCGGCGGCGTGAACCCCCGCAAGGCCGGCCAGTCGGTCGCCTTCGAGGGCGGCGCCGAGGTGCCCGTCTTCGGGACCGTCGCCGAGGCCATGGAGGCCACCGGCGCGAACGTCTCGGTGGTCTTCGTGCCGCCGAAGTTCGCCAAGGACGCGGCGCTCGAGGCGATCGATGCCCAGATCCCGCTCCTGGTGATCATCACCGAGGGCATCCCGGTCAAGGATTCCGCCGAGTTCTTCAACTACGCCAAGTCCAAGGGCACCACCCGCATCGTCGGCCCGAACTGCCCGGGCCTGATCAGCCCCGGGAAGTCCAACGCCGGGATCACCCCCTCGAACATCACCGGCGCGGGCAAGCTGGGCCTGGTCTCCAAGTCCGGCACCCTGACCTACCAGATGATGTACGAGCTCTCCGACATCGGCTTCACCACCGCCATCGGCATCGGTGGCGACCCGGTCATCGGCACCACCCACATCGATGCCCTCGAGGCGTTCGAGAACGACCCCGAGACCGCCGGCATCGTGATGATCGGTGAGATCGGCGGCGACGCCGAGGAGCGTGCGGCCGAGTTCATCAAGGCCAACGTCACCAAGCCGGTGGTCGGCTACGTCGCGGGCTTCACCGCCCCCGAGGGCAAGACCATGGGCCACGCCGGCGCGATCGTCTCCGGCTCCGCCGGTACCGCGCAGGCCAAGAAGGAGGCCCTCGAGGCCGCCGGCGTCAAGGTGGGCAAGACCCCCACCGAGACCGCTGAGCTCATGCGCGAGCTCATGAAGGGCCTCGCCTGA
- a CDS encoding metal-dependent transcriptional regulator, with amino-acid sequence MSGDLIDTTEMYLKTVFELQEAGIAPMRARIAERLGHSGPTVSQTVARMERDGLLHLDDQRRIRLTADGSEMATDVMRKHRLAERHLLDVIGLDYAHVHEEACRWEHVMSLAVEKRLAQQIAPPYVDPYGNPIPGLAALGIDETQATGEGKDSSPPGHPLSDAVADGESVRVRLERIGERAQSDVRLLGELARHGIMPGVEIGAERVGGSILVHGPDAGEVSLTSIDADQLHVTSLAHG; translated from the coding sequence GTGTCCGGAGATCTCATCGACACCACCGAGATGTACCTGAAGACGGTGTTCGAGCTCCAGGAGGCGGGGATCGCCCCGATGCGCGCCCGGATCGCCGAGCGCCTGGGCCACTCCGGCCCCACCGTCTCCCAGACCGTCGCCCGTATGGAGCGCGACGGGCTGTTGCACCTGGACGACCAGCGACGCATCCGTCTGACCGCCGACGGGTCCGAGATGGCCACCGACGTCATGCGCAAGCACCGCCTGGCCGAGCGGCACCTGCTGGACGTGATCGGGCTGGACTACGCCCATGTCCACGAGGAGGCCTGCCGCTGGGAGCACGTGATGAGCCTCGCGGTCGAGAAGCGGCTCGCCCAGCAGATCGCCCCGCCCTATGTGGACCCCTACGGCAATCCGATCCCCGGCCTCGCGGCGCTCGGGATCGACGAGACCCAGGCCACCGGCGAAGGTAAAGACTCCTCCCCCCCCGGACACCCGCTGAGCGACGCCGTGGCCGACGGCGAGAGCGTGCGCGTGCGCCTGGAGCGCATCGGCGAGCGTGCCCAGAGCGATGTCCGCCTGCTCGGAGAACTCGCACGTCACGGCATCATGCCGGGGGTGGAGATCGGTGCCGAGCGCGTGGGCGGCAGCATCCTCGTGCACGGCCCGGACGCCGGGGAGGTCAGCCTCACGAGCATCGACGCAGATCAGCTCCATGTGACCTCGCTCGCACACGGGTAA
- a CDS encoding CPBP family intramembrane glutamic endopeptidase, whose translation MISAAPRPARPSADDARPPVPSAAPERTRPDPADPAVADPGPIRPGPSNPGPRVPAPGDRPVVVGAVLTVFAVAIAVTIVRSPDGVVVSRDPGYTPLPVPLLLVPAALAMALTALLPRGRGTAGISVRRPRALRGETALLLGLAVSFPLLVPLLALPEDYVLLKAAMFLVVPPVVLALSARRRGPSIAIGRPAVSAWLILLPALTLGVLSTVGPFSTGGPATWPPLAVLLVSATATAITAGFGEELLYRRLLQTRLEALLGSWTGLLLASLLFGLMHVTSHGDGTWWEGAAQVIALQGTTGLALGMMWRRWRRLWVCVLAHLLLNGLGVLLHLVGLLGA comes from the coding sequence ATGATCTCCGCCGCACCGCGCCCGGCCCGCCCGTCGGCCGACGACGCCCGTCCGCCCGTCCCGTCGGCCGCCCCGGAGCGGACCCGGCCCGACCCTGCCGATCCCGCAGTCGCCGACCCCGGCCCCATCCGGCCCGGCCCCAGCAACCCCGGCCCTCGCGTCCCCGCCCCTGGCGACCGGCCGGTCGTCGTGGGCGCCGTGCTGACGGTGTTCGCCGTCGCGATCGCGGTGACGATCGTGCGCAGCCCCGACGGGGTCGTGGTCTCGAGAGATCCCGGCTACACCCCGCTGCCGGTGCCGCTGCTGCTCGTCCCTGCGGCGCTCGCCATGGCGCTGACGGCGCTGCTGCCGCGCGGGCGCGGCACGGCTGGGATCTCCGTGCGCAGGCCCCGTGCGCTGCGCGGGGAGACGGCGCTGCTGCTGGGCCTCGCCGTCTCCTTCCCGCTGCTGGTGCCGCTGCTGGCCCTGCCCGAGGACTACGTGCTGCTGAAGGCCGCGATGTTCCTCGTGGTGCCGCCCGTGGTGCTCGCGCTCTCCGCCCGGCGACGCGGGCCCTCGATCGCGATCGGCCGGCCCGCGGTGAGCGCGTGGCTGATCCTCCTTCCCGCGCTCACCCTCGGCGTCCTCTCCACCGTCGGCCCCTTCTCGACGGGTGGACCCGCCACCTGGCCCCCGCTCGCGGTGTTGCTGGTCAGCGCGACCGCGACGGCGATCACCGCCGGGTTCGGCGAGGAGCTGCTCTACCGGCGACTTCTCCAGACCCGCCTGGAGGCGCTGCTCGGCTCCTGGACCGGGCTGCTGCTCGCCTCGCTGCTCTTCGGGCTCATGCACGTCACCAGCCACGGCGACGGCACCTGGTGGGAGGGCGCGGCGCAGGTGATCGCGCTCCAGGGCACGACGGGGCTGGCGCTGGGGATGATGTGGCGGCGCTGGCGGCGGCTGTGGGTGTGCGTGCTCGCCCATCTGCTCCTGAACGGCCTCGGGGTGCTGCTGCACCTGGTGGGACTGCTCGGGGCGTGA